In the Populus trichocarpa isolate Nisqually-1 chromosome 1, P.trichocarpa_v4.1, whole genome shotgun sequence genome, one interval contains:
- the LOC7487836 gene encoding major pollen allergen Ole e 10, with protein sequence MAGTTFSLPILPFVLMLLLCNAGGMIKTANAQDKTWCVAKPSATDAELSANLEFACVHVDCTTIQPNGPCFNPNTFINHASVAMNLYYSFHGRNLWNCDYQKSGLITKTDPSYGTCQYA encoded by the exons ATGGCTGGAACAACATTCTCTCTTCCCATTCTCCCCTTCGTGCTGATGCTTTTGCTCTGCAATGCTG GAGGGATGATCAAAACGGCTAACGCACAG GATAAAACCTGGTGTGTTGCAAAGCCATCAGCAACTGATGCTGAACTGTCTGCAAATCTTGAATTTGCTTGTGTTCATGTTGATTGCACGACCATACAACCAAATGGACCCTGCTTCAACCCCAATACCTTCATAAATCATGCATCAGTTGCTATGAATCTTTACTACAGTTTCCATGGCAGAAACCTTTGGAATTGTGACTACCAGAAGTCTGGTCTCATTACTAAAACTGATCCAA